A stretch of the Arvicola amphibius chromosome 8, mArvAmp1.2, whole genome shotgun sequence genome encodes the following:
- the LOC119820842 gene encoding zinc finger protein 665-like isoform X1: MPIKLSSEGPWDLCRQVKIYFLPSSQIRTLGECRLINDNRTNFVVNYKFHSLSKDSTSGHRMKQFLFQGPLTFKDVAIEFSREEWECLNSAQRTLYWVVMLENYSNLVSVGLPISKPELVICLEQNKESSIAGIEEAKGIESALSCFLNKELFKTGNKQESVEREGSRQFESNNLRKLHVRKFWECTGDNEEHELCVDGNDLYATPTADVPNRGDRETPPSPDMAHPGPLSHSWWEPLLGKCSHQFLKHNFTLQRNVNTLGSDIRGYRSECLRYFLYSMGISSTSTLCEEKRVNNTEKHIQCFQCEKCLTPNSLQLPEQLNLLCDKFCHIDQHKNVSMNPAKLKCQFTGITYQGNDSWDKYNHHVTPNDDHISNCFLENCYKNGRCTDVSGQCTLSPFHQQYQSQENLSKNKQQDEILNGSSNCPCTETRIIGEFYRHGCDKYSKVSVESSNIEKDNINDIRRKPGLFIRSDNSFNFHLNVQNESIRTGEKPQKNEVYRPEFTSPSNFTGPSRFFVDQKYKKSGKCSRSSGLRIKMLHSGEKACKFTECGKSFSQFSGLRKHYTNHTEEKPYKCKVCERTFCTGSYLQIHHRIHTGEKPYRCKECGKSFTRASSLQVHYRVHTGEKPYKCTDCGRSFTLRTHLQNHHRIHTGEKPYKCKECGKSFAKGSNLQDHRRIHTREKPYKCTDCGKSFTLRTHLQNHHRVHTGEKPYKCKECGKSFAKGSNLRAHHRIHTGEKPYKCTDCGKSFTNSSCLRKHHRTHTGEKSYKCKECGKSFAWGAYLKTHYKIHSRKKPYKCNECGKCFAEGSTLETHHRLHTGEKPFICTDCGKSFSFSSSLRRHCKTHTGEKYYKCKDCGKSFSQDSQLQTHQRIHKRLKPYKCKECVKSFTKRSYLQAHCRIHTGEKPFKCKECGKSFTRDSTLQVHHRIHTGEKPYKCTDCGKTFTQHSHLQSHYRIHTGEKPYKCKVCDKSFAVGSTLQKHQKIHS; the protein is encoded by the exons ATGCCCATTAAATTATCATCTGAGGGTCCTTGGGATCTTTGTAGACAAGTCAAAATatactttctcccttcctcccagatCAGAACTTTAGGAGAATGTAGATTGATTAATGATAACAGAACAAATTTTGTAGTTAATTATAAATTTCATTCACTTAGTAAAGACTCAACCAGTGGACACAGaatgaaacaatttttatttcaggGTCCGTTAACTTTCAAGGACGTGGCCATAGAATTTTCGCGGGAGGAGTGGGAATGCCTGAACTCTGCTCAGAGGACTTTGTACTGGGTTGTCATGTTGGAGAATTATAGCAACCTGGTCTCTGTGG GCCTTCCTATATCAAAACCAGAACTTGTCATCTGtcttgaacaaaacaaagaatcctCAATTGCAGGCATAGAGGAGGCAAAAGGCATAGAATCAG ccCTGTCGTGCTTTCTTAACAAGGAGCTATTCAAAACAGGGAACAAACAAGAATCTGTCGAGAGAGAAGGATCAAGACAATTTGAAAGTAATAACCTCAGAAAGTTACATGTAAGGAAATTCTGGGAATGTACAGGTGACAATGAAGAGCATGAATTATGTGTTGATGGAAATGATCTTTATGCAACACCCACTGCTGACGTTCCTAACAGAGGAGATCGAGAAACTCCACCTTCTCCTGACATGGCTCACCCTGGGCCACTTTCACATTCATGGTGGGAGCCTCTTCTAGGAAAATGTTCACATCAGTTTTTGAAACATAACTTTACTCTACAGAGAAATGTGAATACACTGGGAAGTGACATACGGGGTTATAGATCAGAATGTTTGAGATATTTTTTATATAGTATGGGAATAAGCAGTACTTCAACACTTTGTGAggaaaaaagagttaataatacaGAAAAACACATACAGTGTTTTCAGTGTGAAAAATGTTTGACTCCAAATTCTTTACAACTTCCTGAGCAATTAAATCTACTTTGTGACAAGTTCTGCCATATAGATCAACATAAGAATGTGTCTATGAATCCAGCGAAGCTTAAATGTCAGTTTACAGGGATTACTTACCAAGGTAATGACTCATGGGACAAGTATAATCATCATGTAACTCCTAATGATGATCACATAAGTAATTGTTTTCTGGAGAATTGTTACAAAAATGGTAGATGTACGGATGTCTCTGGTCAGTGCACACTATCTCCTTTCCACCAGCAGTACCAAAGCCAAGAGAATTTATCAAAAAATAAGCAGCAGGATGAAATTTTAAATGGGTCATCAAATTGTCCTTGTACTGAAACTAGGATTATAGGAGAATTTTACAGACACGGATGTGATAAGTACAGTAAAGTCTCAGTTGAATCATCTAACATAGAGAAGGATAATATAAATGATATTAGAAGAAAACCAGGCCTATTTATTAGAAGTGATAATTCTTTCAATTTCCATTTAAATGTTCAAAATGAGTCAATCCGTACTGGAGAAAAACCTCAGAAAAATGAAGTATACAGACCAGAGTTTACCTCTCCTTCAAATTTTACAGGGCCTTCAAGATTCTTTGTTGATCAGAAATATAAGAAATCTGGGAAATGTTCCAGATCTTCAGGCCTCAGGATTAAGATGCTTCATAGTGGAGAAAAAGCATGCAAATTTACAGAATGTGGAAAGTCCTTTTCCCAGTTCTCAGGCCTTAGAAAGCATTATACAAACCATACTGaggagaaaccttacaaatgtaaaGTATGTGAAAGGACTTTTTGCACAGGATCATATCTACAAATTCATCATAGAAtccacactggagaaaaaccatACAGATGTAAAgaatgtggcaagtcctttacTCGTGCTTCTTCTCTTCAAGTTCATTACAGAgtgcatactggagagaaaccttacaaatgtacaGATTGTGGAAGGTCTTTTACCCTGCGCACACATCTTCAGAACCACCACAGaatccatactggagagaaaccttacaaatgtaaagaatgtggaAAGTCATTTGCCAAAGGATCAAACCTTCAAGATCATCGCAGAATTCATACtagagagaaaccttacaaatgtacagattgtggcaagtcctttacccTGCGCACACATCTTCAGAACCACCACAGAgtccatactggagagaaaccttacaaatgtaaagaatgtggaAAGTCCTTCGCCAAAGGATCAAACCTTCGAGCTCATCAcagaatacatactggagagaaaccttacaaatgtacaGATTGTGGCAAGTCCTTTACAAACAGCTCATGTCTTCGAAAACATCacagaacccatactggagagaaatctTACAAATGTAAAGAGTGTGGCAAGTCCTTTGCTTGGGGTGCCTATCTTAAAACTCACTACAAAATACATAGTAGGAAGAAACCTTATAAATGTAATGAATGTGGCAAGTGTTTTGCTGAGGGCTCAACTCTTGAAACCCACCACAGActccatactggagagaaacctttcATATGTACAGATTGTGGTAAGTCCTTTTCCTTTAGCTCATCTCTTCGAAGACATTGCAAGACCCATACAGGAgagaaatattataaatgtaaagaCTGTGGCAAGTCCTTTTCCCAGGACTCACAACTTCAGACTCACCAAAGAATACATAAGAGActgaaaccttacaaatgtaaaGAGTGTGTAAAGTCTTTTACCAAAAGATCGTATCTTCAAGCTCATTGCAGaatccatactggagagaaaccattcaaatgtaaagaatgtggcAAATCCTTTACCAGGGACTCAACTCTTCAAGTTCATCATAgaatccacactggagagaaaccttacaaatgtacaGATTGTGGCAAGACCTTTACCCAGCACTCACATCTCCAAAGCCACTACAGAATCCATACAGGAGaaaaaccttacaaatgtaaAGTCTGTGACAAGTCTTTTGCTGTGGGCTCAACTcttcaaaaacatcaaaaaatccACTCATGA
- the LOC119820842 gene encoding zinc finger protein 665-like isoform X2 has protein sequence MSCHQVFHPSKDKTNMDLIIIGPLTFKDVAIEFSREEWECLNSAQRTLYWVVMLENYSNLVSVGLPISKPELVICLEQNKESSIAGIEEAKGIESALSCFLNKELFKTGNKQESVEREGSRQFESNNLRKLHVRKFWECTGDNEEHELCVDGNDLYATPTADVPNRGDRETPPSPDMAHPGPLSHSWWEPLLGKCSHQFLKHNFTLQRNVNTLGSDIRGYRSECLRYFLYSMGISSTSTLCEEKRVNNTEKHIQCFQCEKCLTPNSLQLPEQLNLLCDKFCHIDQHKNVSMNPAKLKCQFTGITYQGNDSWDKYNHHVTPNDDHISNCFLENCYKNGRCTDVSGQCTLSPFHQQYQSQENLSKNKQQDEILNGSSNCPCTETRIIGEFYRHGCDKYSKVSVESSNIEKDNINDIRRKPGLFIRSDNSFNFHLNVQNESIRTGEKPQKNEVYRPEFTSPSNFTGPSRFFVDQKYKKSGKCSRSSGLRIKMLHSGEKACKFTECGKSFSQFSGLRKHYTNHTEEKPYKCKVCERTFCTGSYLQIHHRIHTGEKPYRCKECGKSFTRASSLQVHYRVHTGEKPYKCTDCGRSFTLRTHLQNHHRIHTGEKPYKCKECGKSFAKGSNLQDHRRIHTREKPYKCTDCGKSFTLRTHLQNHHRVHTGEKPYKCKECGKSFAKGSNLRAHHRIHTGEKPYKCTDCGKSFTNSSCLRKHHRTHTGEKSYKCKECGKSFAWGAYLKTHYKIHSRKKPYKCNECGKCFAEGSTLETHHRLHTGEKPFICTDCGKSFSFSSSLRRHCKTHTGEKYYKCKDCGKSFSQDSQLQTHQRIHKRLKPYKCKECVKSFTKRSYLQAHCRIHTGEKPFKCKECGKSFTRDSTLQVHHRIHTGEKPYKCTDCGKTFTQHSHLQSHYRIHTGEKPYKCKVCDKSFAVGSTLQKHQKIHS, from the exons ATGAGTTGTCACCAGGTCTTCCATCCTTCTAAAGACAAGACTAACATGGACCTGATCATCATA gGTCCGTTAACTTTCAAGGACGTGGCCATAGAATTTTCGCGGGAGGAGTGGGAATGCCTGAACTCTGCTCAGAGGACTTTGTACTGGGTTGTCATGTTGGAGAATTATAGCAACCTGGTCTCTGTGG GCCTTCCTATATCAAAACCAGAACTTGTCATCTGtcttgaacaaaacaaagaatcctCAATTGCAGGCATAGAGGAGGCAAAAGGCATAGAATCAG ccCTGTCGTGCTTTCTTAACAAGGAGCTATTCAAAACAGGGAACAAACAAGAATCTGTCGAGAGAGAAGGATCAAGACAATTTGAAAGTAATAACCTCAGAAAGTTACATGTAAGGAAATTCTGGGAATGTACAGGTGACAATGAAGAGCATGAATTATGTGTTGATGGAAATGATCTTTATGCAACACCCACTGCTGACGTTCCTAACAGAGGAGATCGAGAAACTCCACCTTCTCCTGACATGGCTCACCCTGGGCCACTTTCACATTCATGGTGGGAGCCTCTTCTAGGAAAATGTTCACATCAGTTTTTGAAACATAACTTTACTCTACAGAGAAATGTGAATACACTGGGAAGTGACATACGGGGTTATAGATCAGAATGTTTGAGATATTTTTTATATAGTATGGGAATAAGCAGTACTTCAACACTTTGTGAggaaaaaagagttaataatacaGAAAAACACATACAGTGTTTTCAGTGTGAAAAATGTTTGACTCCAAATTCTTTACAACTTCCTGAGCAATTAAATCTACTTTGTGACAAGTTCTGCCATATAGATCAACATAAGAATGTGTCTATGAATCCAGCGAAGCTTAAATGTCAGTTTACAGGGATTACTTACCAAGGTAATGACTCATGGGACAAGTATAATCATCATGTAACTCCTAATGATGATCACATAAGTAATTGTTTTCTGGAGAATTGTTACAAAAATGGTAGATGTACGGATGTCTCTGGTCAGTGCACACTATCTCCTTTCCACCAGCAGTACCAAAGCCAAGAGAATTTATCAAAAAATAAGCAGCAGGATGAAATTTTAAATGGGTCATCAAATTGTCCTTGTACTGAAACTAGGATTATAGGAGAATTTTACAGACACGGATGTGATAAGTACAGTAAAGTCTCAGTTGAATCATCTAACATAGAGAAGGATAATATAAATGATATTAGAAGAAAACCAGGCCTATTTATTAGAAGTGATAATTCTTTCAATTTCCATTTAAATGTTCAAAATGAGTCAATCCGTACTGGAGAAAAACCTCAGAAAAATGAAGTATACAGACCAGAGTTTACCTCTCCTTCAAATTTTACAGGGCCTTCAAGATTCTTTGTTGATCAGAAATATAAGAAATCTGGGAAATGTTCCAGATCTTCAGGCCTCAGGATTAAGATGCTTCATAGTGGAGAAAAAGCATGCAAATTTACAGAATGTGGAAAGTCCTTTTCCCAGTTCTCAGGCCTTAGAAAGCATTATACAAACCATACTGaggagaaaccttacaaatgtaaaGTATGTGAAAGGACTTTTTGCACAGGATCATATCTACAAATTCATCATAGAAtccacactggagaaaaaccatACAGATGTAAAgaatgtggcaagtcctttacTCGTGCTTCTTCTCTTCAAGTTCATTACAGAgtgcatactggagagaaaccttacaaatgtacaGATTGTGGAAGGTCTTTTACCCTGCGCACACATCTTCAGAACCACCACAGaatccatactggagagaaaccttacaaatgtaaagaatgtggaAAGTCATTTGCCAAAGGATCAAACCTTCAAGATCATCGCAGAATTCATACtagagagaaaccttacaaatgtacagattgtggcaagtcctttacccTGCGCACACATCTTCAGAACCACCACAGAgtccatactggagagaaaccttacaaatgtaaagaatgtggaAAGTCCTTCGCCAAAGGATCAAACCTTCGAGCTCATCAcagaatacatactggagagaaaccttacaaatgtacaGATTGTGGCAAGTCCTTTACAAACAGCTCATGTCTTCGAAAACATCacagaacccatactggagagaaatctTACAAATGTAAAGAGTGTGGCAAGTCCTTTGCTTGGGGTGCCTATCTTAAAACTCACTACAAAATACATAGTAGGAAGAAACCTTATAAATGTAATGAATGTGGCAAGTGTTTTGCTGAGGGCTCAACTCTTGAAACCCACCACAGActccatactggagagaaacctttcATATGTACAGATTGTGGTAAGTCCTTTTCCTTTAGCTCATCTCTTCGAAGACATTGCAAGACCCATACAGGAgagaaatattataaatgtaaagaCTGTGGCAAGTCCTTTTCCCAGGACTCACAACTTCAGACTCACCAAAGAATACATAAGAGActgaaaccttacaaatgtaaaGAGTGTGTAAAGTCTTTTACCAAAAGATCGTATCTTCAAGCTCATTGCAGaatccatactggagagaaaccattcaaatgtaaagaatgtggcAAATCCTTTACCAGGGACTCAACTCTTCAAGTTCATCATAgaatccacactggagagaaaccttacaaatgtacaGATTGTGGCAAGACCTTTACCCAGCACTCACATCTCCAAAGCCACTACAGAATCCATACAGGAGaaaaaccttacaaatgtaaAGTCTGTGACAAGTCTTTTGCTGTGGGCTCAACTcttcaaaaacatcaaaaaatccACTCATGA
- the LOC119820842 gene encoding zinc finger protein 665-like isoform X3 yields the protein MSCHQGPLTFKDVAIEFSREEWECLNSAQRTLYWVVMLENYSNLVSVGLPISKPELVICLEQNKESSIAGIEEAKGIESALSCFLNKELFKTGNKQESVEREGSRQFESNNLRKLHVRKFWECTGDNEEHELCVDGNDLYATPTADVPNRGDRETPPSPDMAHPGPLSHSWWEPLLGKCSHQFLKHNFTLQRNVNTLGSDIRGYRSECLRYFLYSMGISSTSTLCEEKRVNNTEKHIQCFQCEKCLTPNSLQLPEQLNLLCDKFCHIDQHKNVSMNPAKLKCQFTGITYQGNDSWDKYNHHVTPNDDHISNCFLENCYKNGRCTDVSGQCTLSPFHQQYQSQENLSKNKQQDEILNGSSNCPCTETRIIGEFYRHGCDKYSKVSVESSNIEKDNINDIRRKPGLFIRSDNSFNFHLNVQNESIRTGEKPQKNEVYRPEFTSPSNFTGPSRFFVDQKYKKSGKCSRSSGLRIKMLHSGEKACKFTECGKSFSQFSGLRKHYTNHTEEKPYKCKVCERTFCTGSYLQIHHRIHTGEKPYRCKECGKSFTRASSLQVHYRVHTGEKPYKCTDCGRSFTLRTHLQNHHRIHTGEKPYKCKECGKSFAKGSNLQDHRRIHTREKPYKCTDCGKSFTLRTHLQNHHRVHTGEKPYKCKECGKSFAKGSNLRAHHRIHTGEKPYKCTDCGKSFTNSSCLRKHHRTHTGEKSYKCKECGKSFAWGAYLKTHYKIHSRKKPYKCNECGKCFAEGSTLETHHRLHTGEKPFICTDCGKSFSFSSSLRRHCKTHTGEKYYKCKDCGKSFSQDSQLQTHQRIHKRLKPYKCKECVKSFTKRSYLQAHCRIHTGEKPFKCKECGKSFTRDSTLQVHHRIHTGEKPYKCTDCGKTFTQHSHLQSHYRIHTGEKPYKCKVCDKSFAVGSTLQKHQKIHS from the exons ATGAGTTGTCACCAG gGTCCGTTAACTTTCAAGGACGTGGCCATAGAATTTTCGCGGGAGGAGTGGGAATGCCTGAACTCTGCTCAGAGGACTTTGTACTGGGTTGTCATGTTGGAGAATTATAGCAACCTGGTCTCTGTGG GCCTTCCTATATCAAAACCAGAACTTGTCATCTGtcttgaacaaaacaaagaatcctCAATTGCAGGCATAGAGGAGGCAAAAGGCATAGAATCAG ccCTGTCGTGCTTTCTTAACAAGGAGCTATTCAAAACAGGGAACAAACAAGAATCTGTCGAGAGAGAAGGATCAAGACAATTTGAAAGTAATAACCTCAGAAAGTTACATGTAAGGAAATTCTGGGAATGTACAGGTGACAATGAAGAGCATGAATTATGTGTTGATGGAAATGATCTTTATGCAACACCCACTGCTGACGTTCCTAACAGAGGAGATCGAGAAACTCCACCTTCTCCTGACATGGCTCACCCTGGGCCACTTTCACATTCATGGTGGGAGCCTCTTCTAGGAAAATGTTCACATCAGTTTTTGAAACATAACTTTACTCTACAGAGAAATGTGAATACACTGGGAAGTGACATACGGGGTTATAGATCAGAATGTTTGAGATATTTTTTATATAGTATGGGAATAAGCAGTACTTCAACACTTTGTGAggaaaaaagagttaataatacaGAAAAACACATACAGTGTTTTCAGTGTGAAAAATGTTTGACTCCAAATTCTTTACAACTTCCTGAGCAATTAAATCTACTTTGTGACAAGTTCTGCCATATAGATCAACATAAGAATGTGTCTATGAATCCAGCGAAGCTTAAATGTCAGTTTACAGGGATTACTTACCAAGGTAATGACTCATGGGACAAGTATAATCATCATGTAACTCCTAATGATGATCACATAAGTAATTGTTTTCTGGAGAATTGTTACAAAAATGGTAGATGTACGGATGTCTCTGGTCAGTGCACACTATCTCCTTTCCACCAGCAGTACCAAAGCCAAGAGAATTTATCAAAAAATAAGCAGCAGGATGAAATTTTAAATGGGTCATCAAATTGTCCTTGTACTGAAACTAGGATTATAGGAGAATTTTACAGACACGGATGTGATAAGTACAGTAAAGTCTCAGTTGAATCATCTAACATAGAGAAGGATAATATAAATGATATTAGAAGAAAACCAGGCCTATTTATTAGAAGTGATAATTCTTTCAATTTCCATTTAAATGTTCAAAATGAGTCAATCCGTACTGGAGAAAAACCTCAGAAAAATGAAGTATACAGACCAGAGTTTACCTCTCCTTCAAATTTTACAGGGCCTTCAAGATTCTTTGTTGATCAGAAATATAAGAAATCTGGGAAATGTTCCAGATCTTCAGGCCTCAGGATTAAGATGCTTCATAGTGGAGAAAAAGCATGCAAATTTACAGAATGTGGAAAGTCCTTTTCCCAGTTCTCAGGCCTTAGAAAGCATTATACAAACCATACTGaggagaaaccttacaaatgtaaaGTATGTGAAAGGACTTTTTGCACAGGATCATATCTACAAATTCATCATAGAAtccacactggagaaaaaccatACAGATGTAAAgaatgtggcaagtcctttacTCGTGCTTCTTCTCTTCAAGTTCATTACAGAgtgcatactggagagaaaccttacaaatgtacaGATTGTGGAAGGTCTTTTACCCTGCGCACACATCTTCAGAACCACCACAGaatccatactggagagaaaccttacaaatgtaaagaatgtggaAAGTCATTTGCCAAAGGATCAAACCTTCAAGATCATCGCAGAATTCATACtagagagaaaccttacaaatgtacagattgtggcaagtcctttacccTGCGCACACATCTTCAGAACCACCACAGAgtccatactggagagaaaccttacaaatgtaaagaatgtggaAAGTCCTTCGCCAAAGGATCAAACCTTCGAGCTCATCAcagaatacatactggagagaaaccttacaaatgtacaGATTGTGGCAAGTCCTTTACAAACAGCTCATGTCTTCGAAAACATCacagaacccatactggagagaaatctTACAAATGTAAAGAGTGTGGCAAGTCCTTTGCTTGGGGTGCCTATCTTAAAACTCACTACAAAATACATAGTAGGAAGAAACCTTATAAATGTAATGAATGTGGCAAGTGTTTTGCTGAGGGCTCAACTCTTGAAACCCACCACAGActccatactggagagaaacctttcATATGTACAGATTGTGGTAAGTCCTTTTCCTTTAGCTCATCTCTTCGAAGACATTGCAAGACCCATACAGGAgagaaatattataaatgtaaagaCTGTGGCAAGTCCTTTTCCCAGGACTCACAACTTCAGACTCACCAAAGAATACATAAGAGActgaaaccttacaaatgtaaaGAGTGTGTAAAGTCTTTTACCAAAAGATCGTATCTTCAAGCTCATTGCAGaatccatactggagagaaaccattcaaatgtaaagaatgtggcAAATCCTTTACCAGGGACTCAACTCTTCAAGTTCATCATAgaatccacactggagagaaaccttacaaatgtacaGATTGTGGCAAGACCTTTACCCAGCACTCACATCTCCAAAGCCACTACAGAATCCATACAGGAGaaaaaccttacaaatgtaaAGTCTGTGACAAGTCTTTTGCTGTGGGCTCAACTcttcaaaaacatcaaaaaatccACTCATGA